In Quercus robur chromosome 10, dhQueRobu3.1, whole genome shotgun sequence, a genomic segment contains:
- the LOC126703895 gene encoding receptor kinase-like protein Xa21, whose translation MAIAVQPQQPPPRANGIATSTYFGGNETDHQALLAFKRQITRDPENVFSSWNDSLHFCEWEGVTCGRKHRRVTVLDLSTRGLVGSLSPYIGNLSFIREIVLANNTIGGKIPDEVGRLFRLRVLRLTNNSFQGEIPANLSHCSNIKILRVGFNDLSGSIPKELASLSKLEFLAVTDNNLRGEIPSFIGNFSSLQVLFAPGNKLSGLIPLSLYNLSSITKLSLYDNKLSGSLPTNLFLTLPHLQWFLIFENQFTGSLPLSLSNASELQYLEVGANNFTGKISVNFGGLHRLESLLIAESNLGSGDDDEMNFIQSLVNCSSLHQIALSGNQLKGTLPNVLGNLSTQLTFFTIGENLLFGEIPIGMGNLVNLTTLLMSGNKFSGTIPDDISSLKKLQRLDLSNNKLSGMLPITLGNLTSLNELHLGSNKLQGTIPSSIENCQNLLLLDLSQNNLTGIIPKQLFAVSMLSIRLSLAQNFFIGSLPSEVGNLVHLYNLDLSDNKLSGKIPSSLASCTSLEYLYLEGNLFQREIPTSLSSSRGIQVMDLSRNNFSSQIPNFLEKLSLKNLNLSFNDFQGEVPTKGVFANASAISLIGNSRLCGGISELNLPRCLAKEEKKIKWPFTVKVAISMACVILVITIVSFFLFYWRKNKRNDNSSESSLKQSFLRVSYQMLLKATDGFSLANLIGVGSFGSVYKGILGDDRSIVAIKVLNIQRQGASRSFVSECEALKTIRHRNLVKIITCCSSVDFHGNDFRALVYEFMPNGSLENWLHMDLETNIMQVEILNLNILQRTNIAIDVACALDYLHHHCPMPVVHCDIKPSNILFDCDMIAHVGDFGLAKFLLRLTNLKESSSIGIRGTIGYTPPEYGLGSEVSTKGDVYSYGILLLEMITGKRPTDSVFEGGLNLHNYASMAVPDGVMEVVDPKLLNNVDEVLRNHNGCLANKIKECLISMVKVGVACSMELPQERWDISKAISELHLVRDIILGARI comes from the exons atggcGATTGCAGTTCAACCTCAACAGCCACCTCCAAGGGCAAATGG TATTGCCACCTCAACTTATTTCGGTGGGAATGAGACTGATCATCAAGCTTTGTTGGCCTTCAAGAGACAGATAACACGTGACCCTGAAAACGTTTTCAGCTCTTGGAATGATTCCCTCCATTTCTGCGAGTGGGAAGGTGTTACTTGTGGCCGCAAGCATAGAAGAGTCACTGTATTAGATCTGAGTACCAGAGGTTTGGTGGGTTCCTTGTCTCCATACATAGGCAACCTCAGCTTCATTAGGGAAATAGTGCTGGCAAACAACACCATTGGAGGCAAAATCCCTGATGAAGTTGGCCGTCTATTCAGGTTGCGTGTATTGAGGTTGACTAATAACTCCTTCCAAGGGGAAATTCCTGCAAACCTTTCCCATTGCTCCAACATTAAGATTCTTAGAGTCGGATTCAATGACCTTTCGGGATCAATCCCAAAGGAGCTTGCTTCTTTATCAAAGCTGGAGTTTCTTGCTGTTACCGACAACAATCTCAGGGGAGAAATCCCATCTTTCATTGGGAACTTTAGCTCTCTCCAAGTTTTATTTGCACCTGGAAATAAACTCTCTGGTTTGATCCCTCTATCTTTATATAATCTTTCGTCTATTACTAAATTAAGCTTGTACGACAATAAGCTTAGTGGAAGTCTTCCTACAAACTTATTCCTCACCCTTCCGCATCTCCAGTGGTTTCTAATCTTTGAAAACCAATTTACCGGATCTCTTCCACTCTCATTATCTAATGCTTCAGAGCTACAATACTTAGAAGTTGGCGCAAACAATTTTACGGGAAAAATTTCAGTCAATTTTGGAGGCCTGCACCGTTTGGAGTCATTATTAATTGCTGAAAGTAATTTAGGTAGTGGAGATGATGATGAAATGAATTTCATTCAATCTCTAGTCAATTGTAGCAGTTTACATCAAATAGCTCTTTCAGGGAATCAACTCAAAGGTACGTTGCCTAATGTTTTGGGTAATCTTTCAACCCAGCTTACCTTTTTTACAATTGGTGAAAATCTTCTTTTTGGAGAGATCCCTATAGGGATGGGTAATTTGGTCAACTTGACAACCTTATTGATGAGTGGTAACAAGTTTTCAGGGACAATCCCAGACGATATTAGCAGTCTTAAAAAGTTACAACGATTAGATTTATCTAACAACAAACTCTCAGGAATGTTACCAATTACCCTCGGAAACCTAACATCATTAAATGAACTGCACTTAGGAAGTAACAAATTGCAAGGAACTATCCCATCAAGTATAGAAAATTGCCAAAATTTGTTGCTGTTAGATCTTTCACAAAACAATCTCACAGGCATCATTCCAAAGCAACTCTTTGCAGTTTCCATGCTGTCAATTAGACTTAGTTTAGCTCAAAACTTTTTCATAGGATCACTACCTTCTGAGGTTGGCAATCTTGTCCATTTATATAATCTGGACTTATCTGACAACAAGTTGTCTGGTAAAATTCCAAGCAGCCTAGCCTCTTGCACAAGCCTTGAGTACCTTTACCTAGAGGGTAATTTATTTCAAAGAGAAATACCAACATCCCTGAGTTCTTCGAGGGGTATTCAAGTCATGGATCTTTCTCGGAACAACTTCTCTAGtcaaattccaaatttcttGGAGAAACTCTCCctcaagaatttgaatttatcctTCAATGATTTTCAGGGAGAGGTTCCAACAAAAGGGGTTTTCGCAAATGCTAGCGCAATATCACTCATTGGAAATAGTAGATTGTGTGGGGGCATATCGGAACTAAACTTGCCGAGGTGCTTagcaaaagaagagaagaaaataaagtggCCCTTTACAGTCAAAGTGGCAATCTCAATGGCATGTGTGATTTTGGTAATAACCATAGtgtcatttttcttattttattggcgcaaaaataaaagaaatgataattCTTCAGAATCTTCCTTGAAGCAATCATTTTTGAGAGTGTCTTACCAAATGCTCCTTAAAGCAACTGATGGATTTTCATTAGCAAATTTGATTGGTGTTGGTAGTTTTGGCTCAGTGTATAAAGGCATCCTTGGTGACGATAGATCAATTGTTGCAATTAAGGTACTAAATATTCAACGTCAAGGAGCTTCCAGGAGCTTCGTCTCCGAGTGTGAAGCCTTGAAAACTATTCGTCACCGAAATCTTGTGAAGATCATAACTTGTTGCTCAAGTGTGGATTTTCATGGCAATGATTTTAGGGCTCTAGTTTACGAGTTCATGCCAAATGGAAGTCTAGAAAATTGGTTGCATATGGATCTAGAAACAAATATCATGCAGGTAGAGATACTAAATCTGAACATTCTTCAAAGAACAAACATTGCCATTGATGTCGCTTGTGCACTTGATTACCTACACCACCATTGCCCAATGCCAGTTGTTCATTGTGATATAAAGCCAAGCAACATTCTTTTCGATTGTGATATGATTGCTCATGTTGGAGATTTTGGGCTTGCGAAGTTTCTTTTAAGACTTACCAATTTGAAAGAAAGTAGTTCGATTGGAATAAGAGGAACAATTGGGTACACCCCTCCAG AGTACGGTTTAGGAAGTGAGGTGTCAACCAAAGGAGATGTGTACAGCTATGGAATTTTATTGTTGGAGATGATAACAGGAAAGAGACCCACAGATAGTGTGTTTGAGGGAGGCCTTAACCTTCACAACTATGCTAGCATGGCCGTACCAGACGGTGTAATGGAAGTTGTGGAtccaaaacttttaaataatgttgatgAAGTTCTTAGAAATCACAATGGTTGCCttgcaaataaaataaaggagtgTTTGATATCCATGGTCAAGGTCGGAGTGGCATGCTCTATGGAGTTGCCACAAGAACGATGGGACATTAGCAAGGCCATCTCTGAGTTGCATTTGGTTAGGGACATTATTCTTGGTGCTAGGATTTAG